In Nitrospirota bacterium, the DNA window GTGAGAGAAGGACAGATCTTTCTTCACCATTGCCACATCAGTCCGTACAGCCACGGCAACCTTTCGAATCATGAACCGCTCCGTACCAGGAAACTCCTGCTCCATCGCAAGGAGATCAATAAACTCCTCGTCAAGACGCAGCAGCAGGGGCTGACGATCATCCCGCTCCGCATCTATTTCTCCAATCGTGGCCTGGCCAAAGTCGAACTCGGGTTGGCGAAAGGCAAAAAACAGCATGACCGCCGGGAATCCGACAAGACGCGTGAAGCCAGCCGCGAAGTAGAACGGGCGATGAAAGGATCGCGGCACGACTGATTCTCACCGGTCCGTTTCCTGCCATCTCACTCGAACCGATTGATC includes these proteins:
- the smpB gene encoding SsrA-binding protein SmpB gives rise to the protein VREGQIFLHHCHISPYSHGNLSNHEPLRTRKLLLHRKEINKLLVKTQQQGLTIIPLRIYFSNRGLAKVELGLAKGKKQHDRRESDKTREASREVERAMKGSRHD